CCCGCTTCGTTTTTACAACTGACACGTAGCGAATGACTACCTTCATAAAGATGGAGAAATTACAACGGTCCTGTTTATCTTATTAcgaatcaaaatttaatttgtcagGCAACTCGTCGGGTGCCATTACCCGCTTCAGTGActctattatttcaattaatctTATACGCGTTAATCTTtcacctttaaaataaatggaaaatGTATGGTTCACTgctttttttatgtaactatCGTGTTTTTACTCAcgataaatgtattattggAAGTTTCGTGAAATAACTAGTAAAGTAGCGTCTCTATAATTTGAACGTTGTTAAGTCAAAATCATCAGTAAGtcgaaaaataacaacaagTATTCGAAAGTTTACCGGAAGGGAGCGGTAGAGTTAAAAAATGGCCTATAATATGAACTACTTCCAGTAAAATTCCCATTAAATACGGTCTCTCCGTTTTAAAACTTACTCAAAACAAACTTGGACTTGACAAACAGACAGACGTTACACACAGACAcaccaattttttaattgtatggaTAGATAAATAGATAAACATGTGATAGGTACTTACAGTTTAGCAATTGCTGCAATTcccacttttaaaataaaagatattcttAAAATTGCACAaagctatttaaatttatattgtatctTTTCAATAATAGGATTTCACTTTACAATTCTGGACGCTATCTGTATAGGTTCTAGTCGTATCGTTGAATGACGTTTTGGTGTTTTTCTAGTAACTATAGTAGGCAAAATATCGATCATCAGCATTGGCAATGAACCCTCAAGGTCTTCCACGTGTCGATCTTTGTCTTTTGCAATCGTATCTGAAAAAAGTTGAAGTTGAAAAgttgtatgtaaaattttccaaATTTCCAGCTAGGTTATTAGCTAAATCATTACtttcataatttttctaaactttgtcaaaattaaaatattgtcaacAGTTGCTCGCTTGCCTCCTAGATctctaaatattaattgataatttttcaaatttgttatataaacgtctcatagtaataaattttataacgaaaATGTGGTTTTTCATAACCAGTCCGGATAAACTTTGCCGATTTTTTGACAGCTACATTAGTACTAATAAGTACTCAAACATCGATAAGGTGTTGTGTTACAGAATACTGTTACCGTGAATTTCGACTGCCGAATAagcaatataaaaacatatcattatCTCTATTTTCTTAGAgggaatgaaagggatgacaatatgttgtAGAGGTGTTTCGAATACCAAATCACAATGATAACGTAGAAAATGACGTggaaaatgaatgaaaatacTCACAACATCAATACGTGTTAGTCATACGAGTACACAACGCTGATACACTAATGGCCCAGATTAAAGACAAACAATGTATAaagccgcgttcacatttgcctgacgtgttgtgtcgtgatgcgtcagaaaggtatcggtctcatacaattaatatggttgcgtgcacacttctctgacgcagtgtgtcgtgatggcttgtgtcgtgtcgcgtcagtagcgatcccggtccgcgtcagttgggtgaggtgcgggggacggcgcagcgacacgacacagcgggtcggactagtgtgcacgcgcgcgtgtcgtgttgtgacgcgtcagaaggtatggacgacgagctgatcgagtacgtacgacaatataaagcgatttatgatacaaatgtaaacaatataaggatcaatctattaaaactaaactatctttttgtatttactggatgtatccaatatcttcttctctttttttgttttattagaagtgttgccagtgccaataactgcatcttcttcataatctgaatccgaatcggatgattcatgaaaaaacattgcgaatgtgtaaactctccgagagctataacggaactgattaaaaatgcgtcataacgcgtcacatagatgtgaacagtagccatcacgacagaaagcatcacgacacgacacgtcaggcaaatgtgaatgcggcttaaagccgcgttcacatttagccgcattcacatttgcctgacgtgtcgtgtcgtgatgctttctgtcgtgatggctactgttcacatctatgtgacgcgttatgacgcatttttaatcagttccgttatagctctcggagagtttacacattcgcaatgttttttcatgaatcatccgattcggattcagattatgaagaagatatgcagttattggcactggcaacacttctaataaaacaaaaaaagagaagaagatattggatacatccagtaaaaacaaaaagataatttagttttaatagattgatccttatattgtttacattttgtatcataaatcgctttatattgtcgtacgtactcgatcagctcgtcgtccataccttctgacgcgtcacaacacgacacgtgcgcgtgcacactagtccgacccgctgtgtcgtgtcgctgcgccgtcccccgcacctcacccaactgacgcggaccgggatcgctactgacgcgacacgacacaagccatcacgacacactgcgtcagagaagtgtgcacgcaaccatattaattgtatgagaccgatacctttctgacgcatcacgacacaacacgtcaggcaaatgtgaacgcggcttttgcctgacgtgtcgtgtcgtgatgcgtcagaaaggtatcggtctcatacaattaatatggttgcgtgcacacttctctgacgcagtgtgtcgtgatggcttgtgtcgtgtcgcgtcagtagcgatcccgatccgcgtcagttgggtgaggtgcgggggacagcgcagcgacacgacacactgcgtcagagaagtgtgcacgcgcacgtgtcgtgttgtgacgcgtcagaaggtatggacgacgagctgatcgagtgtaaactctccgagagctataatggaactgattaaaaatgcgtcataacgcgtcacatagatgtgaacagtagccatcacgacagaaagcgtcacgacacaacacgtcagacaaatgtgaacgcggcttAATGCTCGTATAAATTTACGCAATAACAGAGTACAAGTCTTTCTACGAGAACTTACAAATTAACATATGGTgcttaaaatttgtaatcaCCTAATACATTTGATAGCACCCAAAGATGTCCAAAGGAAAAGATAGCTGCATCATTGtcaaacaacaaacaaacatgtaTATATACctacttattaatttcgaATAAGCAATAcgagtacaaaaaatatatttctccgATGTTAAGACATGGATAATCAAAAATAGCGTTTCCTAGCGCCCTAAAAAAATCATGTCCTCTTGATTATTTTACGAGGCAAACAAgacagtaattaatatttttattgcaggCCGACATTCGACTCATCAATATTGAAACATCCCCTAGAATTGATTTTACtttatgtcattattatccATTTATAGCGATTTACTTGATGGAAATTTGTTAGTACCTTGAATAAGTGATGTGCGCatggaattttttaaatcgttgtGTATACTTATATTCAAGTGCACAGTCGtaacatgaaaaaaacaaCCCTTAAAAGCCAGAGAAAATTGCATCTGCTAGAAAACCTCCGTGGTCATTTTTTCTGGAGTTTAATGTGACAATACTTGCataatgtcaaaattttaagtcATTAATACATTtgacaaatttcaacaaaaatttatagtGAATACGTAAGACCATgagtaaaagataatattaaaggtaattgatataatttgtaattacacgatatatttattttccaaagtaggtataatacaataaaaacgcaattatttgttattagcTCAAATAACATAAGTACTGTGTTAACCGTGCGTTAACtctctgagaccaaaatccatgtttaaaacattatctctgttttgtcaaagataatgtcaGGAATATGTAttgtacagagattttggattcagaaaccaacggtaagtgaAGTGAAAATAGCAACGTATTAGTtgatcaataaatttaatatcggCATCGATGTTGCTAAGAGttggttattgtttttgttaaaagcATTCCTAAGTGAATTTTGCATTTCTGTGAAAATGACAGTAAATCTTTTAGTGGAGTTAACCAGCAAAACTCGaagcagaaaaaaaaacgttccACAAAGCACCACTTATACGCCATGACATGTGATGGCGCCAGGGCTGCGCAAGTGGTACTAGcaacaaattaacattttaattgccGCCAGAACGTTTTTAGAGCAATCAGAGCCTGCCATCCTCGATATAGGAAAATCGCCGTCCTCGTCTGAAAACCAATAACACCAGTGACACGTTCTTAATAGGTTATTgtgatttttagtttataacgAATCCTTTTTagtcaattttaatatgtctGTTCAATTATAGATATCGTGTGagatttttaacttattaactCTGACAAATTTTTGGTTCGTTTATTTGGATTGTAAAATCGGTTGTTTCCCCTTGGGCCGATCGGCCCACCGATCAATGGGAATGTTTGTTCCCATTGGATCGATGATTCCATGGATTCTTTCAGCGCAATGGAAGAAAATCTCATTGGGTCCATCGATTAGCCGATCGGCCCAAAAGGAAATACCCGTGAATCTTTCTGGCTGGTAACGTTAAAGAAactacaaaacatttaaaactaaaaaaaaactacaaaacatTGGCTGGCGAACCCTAAGGCTCCGCGCGAATCTCTTGCACCCCCGGGTTAATACAGCCTTGAGTGTATGTTCCACGGTCGAAACACCCTAGTGGCCCTTAAAAAATGAGAATTTGGTCTTTGTATGTGTTCCTTCAGATCAGATGATGAtaactaattattatatattgacAAGACTAAATGTTGAATTTCACTTTCcgaaacttaaattaataataataaagtcatATTAATCCTAACTTAAAGTTAGAATTGttataactttacttttaataaataaagttaaaataattctaactGATTTTAAAGATTcaacaatttattatcatttcttacattcattgttttatttcagcttgatataagaaaaaatattagtaaattaacgATTATATTGGTTTTAGCTGCTGTGATGAATATAGTGGCATAACGGTAATAAAATGAAGACATTTTTGGAAAAAGTTTAAGGAATATGGAAAACATAAATGGTATCTTCAAGAACTCTAACCCGTTTCTTTACTTTGTTACGGGACTTcttctactatttttttacctaAGAGGGATGAGCTGGAGCGGTATTATTAGTCCGGAAGAAGTTGATCTGGGATCAGTGAGAATTTTGAAAAGAACATGTCGCAACAAACGCAATGATACgagtcattaaaatttaattcaaacattttttttcttgtatttacTGTACATACATTACTTTACCTTAAAGTAGGTTCTATGTGGTGCaacattttttgaaaaaagagttaataaatttgacaCACTTTCCCGTTTTGTagaaaattttgatattaataaaaatcataaatttaaatttaagctgTCATCCAACTCtttcagttttgttttaattatactgACGTTAGCGAAACAGACCACCTCATTGTTTGCACTGCGTTGTATACTGGTTGACGCTATACCATATAAACGTCCACCTTGCACCAATAGATCCCCAGCCCTCACCGGGCATCGGGAGAGGTACTTGACACATATCACGTTATTACGCCGAGAATTATCAATCAACTGTCCATTGTGCGTGTAGTTGTCGGGAACATCTAGAGAGACGAGCTGTCGGGAAAGGGATCTATCTCCCCGGAGCGGTCTGCCAATGACGAAAGCGTGCGAGTCCTTCTCCATATTGCCAGCAATACGTATAGGATTCCCACAAAGAGACATTTTCTTGTTTGTAGATAAAAGCACCAAGTTTTTCGATACGACGCCATCGTGTGGTATTAGTTCTGCAGCGTCTAACGAGAATCCTTTTTTGCAATATTGACTGTAATGgacaaatataacaatgtaacgtaatatttaaacacgggaaagaaaataacttaatatcaAGGAACGATACACTTAAACCAACAAAACCttattgaaaatcaaaaacaaattaaacgtGATAAGGATGCAATAGATCAGAAATAACTTTTCAATCTTCAAATCACTCAAGcttaaacttttaaacttatttcacATAACATCACACAATTTAGATCCTTGCTTTTTAAACCTCTGACATTGGTCGTACAAGAGTAGTCCTAGTGCCGGTATTTTACAATGCATGAATAATTAcgaagagcgtcggtggctcaggggttaagcacttgacttgcaatctgcaggtcctgggttcgaatcccgccatgtaccaatgtgtttttcgattttcgatttacatatgtacatttatccgacgttcttacggtgaaggaaaacatcgtgatgcaacctgcacatatctgagaagagattcaatgatatgtgtgaagtcaaccaacccgcacttggccagcgtggttgactatggccttgtcactcctaacttggggtaggctccgagcccctcggtggggacatatagtgagctgatgatgatgatgatgatgaataattACTAATcgtgatttataaaataaccgTACTCTGTTATACTTCCAACAAATAACCGCACAGTTCCAGATTTTAGACAAACTTCATTTGCTAGAACGGAGTTTTCGCTTATTACTGCGCCAACACATATCAACTGCTGCGACGTCAAAGACTGTATTCTAGCAGCATACGGGTACTCGTCCACCTTGACGAGGTTACAATTTATGTCGTCATTTTTATACGATTCGTTGTGCCTAAAGCTATTGTAATGCGCAACGAAGTTGTTGACGACCAAAGCCATTGTCGCAATAAATATAGACAGAAGTAGTAGAACAACTAATATTTTGCTTCTCTGTGTACGATCGTCCCATGgtatatctataaaattataactaaactCAGTTAAATCCGTATCTATGTTTTCTTCGATCAACTTATTGTTGTCGTCAACGATTTCTTCCATAGCAATTATATCTAAAACAAACGCTTTACaaagataaaacttttaatcaaattaaaatttgaaatctaCGCGGCTTCAACATTTTCTAAGCAACCATAAAACTGCGAATACAATAGAACGTTTTACTTAGATTACTGCATTGAACtaagttttttcatttttgtttcgTGAAAACCTTCGTTTTTATTGCCaagatttgaaattaatttcgatTAAGTCTtccaattaaaacaaatttttttagcAAACACTACCCATGTAGCTTATCAATCCTCTTACTTAATTATCTAAATAGAATTGTTTGTACCAAGAACCTTTTATCATTGTGCCATCAGATCAAATATTAGTATGTATCTTGTATGAGAGctattattaaagtatagCAACTTGTATATGATCTATATTCAAAGTTCATTTTGTTTACTAGCGTTTATGCCTAGAACAAGTTATTTGTACCGATAGCATGTCCAAAAAAACTTACGTATACGCCATACAGTATGCGATTGCATAAAGAGTGAATTtaagttaaagaaaaactttcgATTacattttctcttttttttaaatactcgtTTCTAAACCCAACGACATAAGTCATTGCTTGtgtcatattaaatttgacattttgttttgaacTGACTTAAAAATAGGGAAaatacttttgtttattatttttgttaagtagTAAAAGTGCTATGAAACtgtattaagttaattatgaaaagaaaattttaaatatgccTACAGCAATATTACTCGATGTATCATTATCCATGTCACGGCCGGTGCCTACATCGGACacaacagaaaatattacaagaCTTACAATAGCTTCAGCGgcaataaatacatttttagattatttaagtATACACGCAAAATTAGAATATGTAGCTTTGATAACATTCTCTTCCACGTATGAAGGTAAACACGGTATTATAAACTTATACTTAACCTTTTAATTTAACGGGTATCTGTAGTTTCTTATTATCTGCCATATTTTATGTCGGGCTGATCTTTACAAGACTGTAGAGGATCAGTCTGTGGTATCTTTTCatgaatattatatattaatttgaaattaaagttgaacctggataagcgagagtccaagggaccacaatatttttttcgcttatagaagtttctcTATTACCCAAGTTTCTCACTTCTGGTCACATGTCGGCAATAAACGATGTCTCTTTTACGAAGGTTTCTTGTTTATCCGGGTTCAACTATATTttacactaaaaatattttcttagacATACATGCAAGTCAAAGCATGTCacatgaatatatttttcagtaaCTGTCCCATTCACTCGTGACTATGATAGCATTAAGGCAAAATTGGGTCATCTGGAAGAAGGTGATAAAACATGCATAGAAACTGCATTGTCAGGTGTCAATCAACTTATACTTGGAGAATGGGGATACCAAACACTTGTGCAAACTATACtggtatgtattttattaaaaaaaaaaagttttaaaaatgaaatatacttcattaagtttatttgtttcaagATAACTGATGGAACTTGTGGTGTTGGTGCTATAGGAAGGAATCGTATAATACAAGCACTGCCTTTGCCGCCTTCGTTTCCTTCAAAAATACATATCCTACCAATTGTATCACCACATGACTCTTGTCTTCAACATGGTAATGAatagtttcaatttattttcactaatttaaatataaaattcaaaatacagcaaaatttcaattttttttttgtatcaaaaaaaTTTTATAGTGAGTTTCAATCTTTATACcctatgtttaaaacattataagccTATACATTTTTCTGTGAATCAAATTGATTTTAGCTATGCCATTATACCAAAAAATTGTTGATTTGGCAAGCAGCACTGTGAACAACTCAACTGGCAACATTAATAGAGGTGCTATATATTGTCCTGATCAACTCTCTGCAGCTGCGgtaagaaacaattttataaacaaatatcaacatatttaaataacagagTAATTCATTTTGAACAAGGAATATTAGAAGcagataacaaatattatttgatctTATACttgtaatacaaaaatttttctCCAAGGTTGTCACTGCAATGACAAAGTTATGCGAGCAACAATATCAAGAATTCTGGTGTACACTAAAGTGCGGTCAGTTGGAGACTAAAGTACAATTATTCCCGGCTCCGCAGCCCGCATCCCATGAGGGGCTTGCGGCTACATATACTATATCTAAtcaaatacatattgttggATTCTTACAACAACAAGATTTAggtaagaatatttaattattgctcTAGTAACTGCTGCAGTTATTTAAAGGTTTAAAACTAGCCTATTAGTGTAGTTTTTACATACGCTAactgtattactccaaaaatatGGTCAGGCACTGTTTAGTTGAATGCGCActttaaccctttgactgatgttgatttatattatgaatatGTATCACCAGAACTGCTTCCGGCATAAGtactttgatatttatttattaaaatcgcaTTTCGAAGGTATTATCACAATTCAATACTCatgattttatattgtttaatatcaGCTCAATATAAAAGGGTTGGGAAAAGGatatatgtttaagctaaaattgaattgaaacaCTTTAATGTTAGTCttctagttttattattttgttgcaTACTTCttgatcaaaattaaaatatctgccaaaataaaatgtagaaaaatatattactttttagtttttgatttttttttttgttgatttcttGTAGGCACACCAATAGCTATCAGTAAACATCTTATAATACCACAACCTCAAaccaataacaataacaacagAGAGAACTATGGCTCTAAAACACCtacaaaagtaagtaaaagagattaattaattgtttaaccAAGTATTCATGGTAAATCACATttgcaatataattttcagGAAGGCTCAAGCAGTGAAACAACGACTACGGAAGAAGACAATACTGATCCAAGCAAAGTACCAAACTTTTGTGTACTACTTCACGGCGCACttaaggtaattttttaaaaagccgaatgttatatacaatcaaaaataaatctaatctaaatgaatgaaaatatcaataaattttcacaaaataactagaactgtttttttatgtatgatgTGTGTGATaatctttctttatttcaaaaaaaaagtgaaattacTCAGCAGCTGCCATGGAATTTAAGTTAATTGTTTGGTGGTAGGTGGAGGGCATGGCGGCCATAGTACAGCTAGGTCCGGAGTGGTGGGGCACGGTGTCGGCGTGGTGCGAGGCATCTCGCGCGCGCCGCTCCTGTCTGCTGCTGGCAGTACTGCGCCCCGGCGCCTCCGCCGCGCCCTGGCTCGGACCTCTCGACCAGTTGGGTCCTGCAGATGAATCTACCAACGCTGGTAACTGACACCTACCTTGTTAACGCCTACACTCAAGAAATAGCACGTTTTTCTCAAGATATgactttgtttctttttttaatttaatttcaaaaaaattatgttataatatcTCTAAATTAGCTTACAACAAATGTCCTTACTTAGAATtgtatacttaaaaaataattccgtAGATTGCATaaatcacaattttatttaaaaactagcggtcgcccgcgacttcgtcagcgcggaattaaaaaaaataaataaagtagtcTATAATATGCCCGTATCAGCTACCTTCTCGTCAAAGTCCCTTCTAAATctgtccagccgttccggagattacccggaataAACGCGACCTCACGGACAGcatccaaacatttttaaaattgtttttttgttagcAATGCAAACACATCAAGTCTacgaaatattactttttttctcAATCATTCACACActccaatttttattaatatctatgTATAGGTAAAGAGTACAAAGTAACGGCTAAGTATACACATTATAATGTCGTAACAGAGGCGTTCCCGGTGCGGTCATGGCGGTCGTACAGCGGCGGCGGGTCGGGCTGTGCGTGGGCGCGCCCGCACGCGCTACTCGCCGACGTACAGAAAGTGTTGCGACACGCTCGCAAGCTGCCCGACAAAACGCAGCATCTCTACAAGGTGAACTGTTCatgttatttacttatttatagaTTACAGAACTTTCAAATTACATCCTGATCCGTTTAATCGTTCTAAAGTTATGTGATatcaaacatccgtccatcaaAATTTTCTCGTTTGTAATATTCATAGGAAATAGGATAATATGGCTAAGGTTCTGGGTCCTAAAGTTTATATCCTCCGACACGgtttaacaataaaagaatGATATCAGGAACTGAACCGACTCCGTCGCGCCGCCATTTCATTGGGTTTCTCCGAGCTGCTGACGAGCGTGGGCGGGGCTCTAGAGCGGGAGTGCGCGGCGCTGCCGAGCTCTGCACCGCCGGAGTGCGCGCTGCAGCTGGCGCACGCGGCGGCCGCGCTGCGCGACCCACGTACCGCGCTCGACATCAAGCACACCCTTCAGCCGCTCGCCACCAATTTCACTGTTACCTCAATGTCACACTGAAACACTCTATGAGTAATtctcaatatttaaatgtttgataATAAACAAGCTATTGTGGActgaaatacttttattcctcAATTTTAGAATAGagcattataatataatagacatATTATGTctaataatactttatttttattccttcaCATCTCCTGAAATATACATGTAAAGAAAATGTCCTGAGAAGACTTCCTTTTCCACAagacttgtttttttacacaGCTTTGAATTTATGATTGTCCccctacatttaaaaaagaattaatttattttttcaatacataTCCATTGTAAGGAATTTTCATATAGACcgacaaataaaatagaattttccgataaaaaaaatagaattttcaGATGGGGAATACTTGGATATCTATTACCCCTTGGGGTTATAGATGGATTATATATTTCAGGGGGAATAGATGGAATAATctgcaaaaattattaatctgtggtaaaaattgatttgttttgaCTTTgctttgacattgacagtttGTAGTTCGCTTTCGCCGGTCGCCgagtttgttattgttttgtcGTTAACTTaagtgatatttaatttaaaatgtccaTTTAAACCAACGttatgtttcaaaaatatattctggTTTTTTGGTTGTCTTTtgttcctttttattttagtttaagaGGTGACTTTGTATTTGACGATTCCGAAGCAATAATCAATAACAAAGATGTAACTTCGAAAGTATggtcaaatacattttacaacgACTTTTGGGGTACGaatataaagaataatttCAGTCATAAGTCCTACCGACCTCTAACGACATTATCCTTTaggtaaacaaaaatatcttaaatattaacgggccttaaaagtttattaatgcTTAGAAAGATAATAGTTTTATGTTTTCTGTTACAGACTTAATTATATCATAAGTGGTGAAAATCTGGTTGCATCATATTTCAAAGCAACCAATTTAATATGTCATGGTTTGTGTTCTGTTGtactattatttgtttatcaaataataGTGGAAAGAGTTCAAAAATGTAATAGCAGAATGTACTTAGATATAAGTTTTTTAGCTGCAGTATTATTTGCTGTACATCCAATCCATGTAGAAGCAGTTGCAGGTATTGTGGGAAGAGCTGATATACTAGCAACTATGACTTTtcttatatcatttttattatatgatcAATCAATGAAGTACAATAAATGtacttacatatatttatttacttcagtAATTCTAGCTGGTGTTGCTATGTTATTTAAGGAAAATGGCATTACAGTATTGGTAAGTATATaagattatttgtttatatttaataacagtttgtttttacaattatcTTAGTAATGTTTTATGCAATAAGAATTGATAATTTCAAAtgatactaataaataaattaaaaatatatatatataattaaaacaagcgGTCACCCGCAACTTTGTCAgtgtagaatttaaaaataatgtagccAATAAATTATATGCCCACATTCATTAGCCATTATGGACATTAACTGAAACAAACATGGCCTTGTGGATAGagatacatacaaaaaaaacttgattttcAATATCAGCAATGCATTGtgtgtataaaatatgactttttttgtttgagattacagacattacaattttatcaatatgtaaagataacttgtttgtttttaggGTTTTTGTATAGTTTATAACATAGTTATAAACTGTGGTAATTCAAAAAGgagtaaaacaaataattttaaagcaacTTTAATAAGGATAATTATAGTATTCTTGGCTGGAGTTTTACTTGTATATGCTAGATGGATAATAATGGGAGGAATGAAACCAGAATTTAAGCCAGGTGACAATCCAGCTGCTTTTGCAAATAATACATTCACTAAGGTTActaaatctttatatatagcttatttaatatgaaaactaAA
This sequence is a window from Papilio machaon chromosome 3, ilPapMach1.1, whole genome shotgun sequence. Protein-coding genes within it:
- the LOC106712468 gene encoding integrator complex subunit 14, giving the protein MPTAILLDVSLSMSRPVPTSDTTENITRLTIASAAINTFLDYLSIHAKLEYVALITFSSTYEVTVPFTRDYDSIKAKLGHLEEGDKTCIETALSGVNQLILGEWGYQTLVQTILITDGTCGVGAIGRNRIIQALPLPPSFPSKIHILPIVSPHDSCLQHAMPLYQKIVDLASSTVNNSTGNINRGAIYCPDQLSAAAVVTAMTKLCEQQYQEFWCTLKCGQLETKVQLFPAPQPASHEGLAATYTISNQIHIVGFLQQQDLGTPIAISKHLIIPQPQTNNNNNRENYGSKTPTKEGSSSETTTTEEDNTDPSKVPNFCVLLHGALKVEGMAAIVQLGPEWWGTVSAWCEASRARRSCLLLAVLRPGASAAPWLGPLDQLGPADESTNAEAFPVRSWRSYSGGGSGCAWARPHALLADVQKVLRHARKLPDKTQHLYKELNRLRRAAISLGFSELLTSVGGALERECAALPSSAPPECALQLAHAAAALRDPRTALDIKHTLQPLATNFTVTSMSH
- the LOC106712237 gene encoding uncharacterized protein LOC106712237, which gives rise to MEEIVDDNNKLIEENIDTDLTEFSYNFIDIPWDDRTQRSKILVVLLLLSIFIATMALVVNNFVAHYNSFRHNESYKNDDINCNLVKVDEYPYAARIQSLTSQQLICVGAVISENSVLANEVCLKSGTVRLFVGSITDQYCKKGFSLDAAELIPHDGVVSKNLVLLSTNKKMSLCGNPIRIAGNMEKDSHAFVIGRPLRGDRSLSRQLVSLDVPDNYTHNGQLIDNSRRNNVICVKYLSRCPVRAGDLLVQGGRLYGIASTSIQRSANNEVVCFANVSIIKTKLKELDDSLNLNL